A stretch of DNA from Paenibacillus sp. FSL W8-0186:
GGCGAAGGACATTGCGCGTGAATCGCTGCTGGTCGCTTCTGAAATCTGCGTGTATACGAATAATAATATAATTGTCGAAGAACTTTGATGTGCGCCTGTTTCCGTGCCAAGAAGCTATGCCGGGAACAGGCTGCCATCAGCTCTACTGTCCGGCCAACCGGACTTTTTTTCGTGGCGTAGTCAAAAATACCCTTCAAAAGGAGGATACTCATGACGAATTCTCAATTAACACCAAGACAAATCGTTTCTGAGCTGGATAAGTATATCGTGGGACAGAAGCAAGCGAAGAAATCTGTTGCAGTCGCTTTGCGCAACCGTTACCGCCGCAGTCTTCTCAGTGAAGAGGTGCAGGATGAAATCGTGCCTAAGAACATTTTGATGATCGGCCCCACAGGTGTCGGAAAGACAGAGATTGCCCGGCGGCTTGCGAAGCTGGTCGGGGCTCCTTTCATCAAAGTGGAGGCTACGAAGTTTACCGAGGTCGGGTATGTCGGCAGAGACGTAGAATCTATGGTTCGCGATTTGATTGAGACTGCGATTCGCACCGTGAAGCTGGAGCGTACCGAAAAAGTTAAAGATAGGGCTGAGGAACTAGCCAATGAAAGGCTGGTACAAATTCTTGTGCCTTCCAGCCATAAAGCCAAGAACAACCGGAATCCGTTTGAAATGCTGTTTGGAAACCAGCATGCGAGCGAGACACCGTCGGCGGAAGAGGCGCAGGAAGATAGCTCGCTAGCCGAGCGGCGGCGCCAGGTTCGAGCCAAGCTGGCTGCGGGACAAATGGAAGAGGATACGGTTGAGATTGAAGTGGAAGATACGGCGCCGAACATGCTGGATATGTTTGCTGGTCAAGGCAATGACCAGATGGGAATGAATATGCAGGAAATGTTCGGAAACTTCCTTCCGAAGCGTACGAAGAAGCGTAAGCTAACGGTCAAGGAG
This window harbors:
- the hslU gene encoding ATP-dependent protease ATPase subunit HslU produces the protein MTNSQLTPRQIVSELDKYIVGQKQAKKSVAVALRNRYRRSLLSEEVQDEIVPKNILMIGPTGVGKTEIARRLAKLVGAPFIKVEATKFTEVGYVGRDVESMVRDLIETAIRTVKLERTEKVKDRAEELANERLVQILVPSSHKAKNNRNPFEMLFGNQHASETPSAEEAQEDSSLAERRRQVRAKLAAGQMEEDTVEIEVEDTAPNMLDMFAGQGNDQMGMNMQEMFGNFLPKRTKKRKLTVKEARKVLTQEEAGKLIDHDDLVQEAVARAEQSGIIFIDEIDKVASRGGGGSGPDVSREGVQRDILPIVEGSTVMTKYGPVKTDYILFIAAGAFHVAKPSDLIPELQGRFPIRVELNSLSQEDFVSILTEPKNALTKQYTELLRTEDIEIDFSAEAIAEIAQIAASVNANTENIGARRLHTILEKLLEDLSFEAPELTLEKMTITPEYVREKLGDIAQDRDLSQFIL